One region of Cinclus cinclus chromosome 1, bCinCin1.1, whole genome shotgun sequence genomic DNA includes:
- the COMMD3 gene encoding COMM domain-containing protein 3 isoform X2, whose protein sequence is MELSPYAQGGWRLLGDPRRFPRRPFAALLRAAFRSLLDDPQAGNSLILDDPDLKDIDPTVLKHCHAAAATCILEAGKQKADISAISTCLEDCKLDKERIEQFCTEYQKNKDALEILLGSIGRSPLHITDVSWRLEYQIKNSQLHKTYQPSYLVTLNVENSDSGSHPDVSFSCTMEQLQDLVGKLKDAAKSLERATQV, encoded by the exons ATGGAGCTGTCGCCGTACGCGCAGGGCGGGTGGCGGCTGCTGGGCGACCCCCGCCGCTTCCCCCGCCGCCCTTTCGCCGCCCTCCTCCGCGCCGCCTTCCGCAGCCTCCTGGATGACCCGCAGGCCGG TAATTCACTTATTTTAGACGATCCAGACCTGAAAGATATTGACCCTACAGTGTTAAAACATTGCCATGCTGCGGCTGCAACGTGTATTCTGGAGGCAGGGAAGCAGAAAGCTGACATATCTGCTATAAG CACATGCCTAGAAGACTGCAAACTGGATAAAGAGAGAATAGAACAATTTTGCACCGAATATCAG AAAAACAAGGATGCATTGGAAATCCTATTGGGAAG CATAGGAAGATCTCCTCTCCATATAACTGATGTGTCTTGGCGCTTGGAATATCAGATCAAG aaCAGTCAGCTTCATAAAACTTACCAGCCTTCCTATTTGGTGACCTTAAACGTAGAG AACAGTGATTCAGGATCACACCCAGATGTTAGTTTTAGTTGTACAATGGAGCAATTACAG GACTTAGTGGGAAAGCTAAAAGATGCTGCAAAAAGTCTAGAACGAGCGACTCAGGTGTGA
- the COMMD3 gene encoding COMM domain-containing protein 3 isoform X1: MELSPYAQGGWRLLGDPRRFPRRPFAALLRAAFRSLLDDPQAGLDDPDLKDIDPTVLKHCHAAAATCILEAGKQKADISAISTCLEDCKLDKERIEQFCTEYQKNKDALEILLGSIGRSPLHITDVSWRLEYQIKNSQLHKTYQPSYLVTLNVENSDSGSHPDVSFSCTMEQLQDLVGKLKDAAKSLERATQV; encoded by the exons ATGGAGCTGTCGCCGTACGCGCAGGGCGGGTGGCGGCTGCTGGGCGACCCCCGCCGCTTCCCCCGCCGCCCTTTCGCCGCCCTCCTCCGCGCCGCCTTCCGCAGCCTCCTGGATGACCCGCAGGCCGGGTTGG ACGATCCAGACCTGAAAGATATTGACCCTACAGTGTTAAAACATTGCCATGCTGCGGCTGCAACGTGTATTCTGGAGGCAGGGAAGCAGAAAGCTGACATATCTGCTATAAG CACATGCCTAGAAGACTGCAAACTGGATAAAGAGAGAATAGAACAATTTTGCACCGAATATCAG AAAAACAAGGATGCATTGGAAATCCTATTGGGAAG CATAGGAAGATCTCCTCTCCATATAACTGATGTGTCTTGGCGCTTGGAATATCAGATCAAG aaCAGTCAGCTTCATAAAACTTACCAGCCTTCCTATTTGGTGACCTTAAACGTAGAG AACAGTGATTCAGGATCACACCCAGATGTTAGTTTTAGTTGTACAATGGAGCAATTACAG GACTTAGTGGGAAAGCTAAAAGATGCTGCAAAAAGTCTAGAACGAGCGACTCAGGTGTGA
- the BMI1 gene encoding polycomb complex protein BMI-1: MHRTTRIKITELNPHLMCVLCGGYFIDATTIIECLHSFCKTCIVRYLETSKYCPICDVQVHKTRPLLNIRSDKTLQDIVYKLVPGLFKNEMKRRRDFYAAHPSADAANGSNEDRGEVADEDKRIITDDEIISLSIEFFDQNRLERKGNKEKEKSKEEVNDKRYLRCPAAMTVMHLRKFLRSKMDIPNTFQIDVMYEEEPLKDYYTLMDIAYIYTWRRNGPLPLKYRVRPTCKRMKISHQREGLNNSGELESDSGSDKASSPAGGIPSTSSCLPSPSTPVQSPHPQFPHISSTMNGTSSSPSSNHQSSFTNRARKTSINGSSATSSG; the protein is encoded by the exons ATGCACCGAACAACCAGAATCAAAATAACCGAGCTAAACCCCCATCTCATGTGCGTGCTCTGCGGCGGGTACTTCATTGATGCAACAACCATCATAGAGTGTCTCCACTCCT TCTGTAAGACCTGTATCGTGCGTTACTTGGAGACCAGCAAGTATTGTCCTATCTGTGATGTCCAAGTTCACAAAACTCGACCGCTTTTGAATATCAG GTCAGATAAAACTCTCCAAGATATTGTATACAAGCTAGTACCAGGCCTTTTCAAAA atgaaatgaaaagaagaagGGATTTTTATGCTGCTCATCCGTCGGCTGATG CTGCCAATGGCTCTAATGAAGACAGGGGAGAAGTGGCTGATGAAGACAAAAGAATTATAACAGACGACGAGATAATAAGCTTATCCATTGAATTCTTTGACCAGAATAG ACTGGAGcgaaaaggaaataaagagaaagaaaaatcaaaggaagAG GTGAATGACAAAAGATACTTGCGCTGCCCAGCAGCAATGACAGTGATGCATCTAAGAAAGTTCCTGCGGAGTAAGATGGATATACCTAACACTTTCCAG ATCGATGTGATGTATGAAGAGGAGCCTCTGAAGGACTACTACACCCTAATGGATATTGCCTACATCTATACCTGGAGGCGG aatggGCCTCTGCCCTTGAAATACCGTGTCCGACCTACTTGCAAGAGGATGAAGATCAGTCACCAGAGGGAAGGCTTGAATAATAGTGGGGAGCTGGAAAGTGACTCTGGGAGCGACAAGGCGAGCAGCCCAGCAGGAGGCAtcccctccacctcctcctgtttgcccagccccagcacaccAGTCCAGTCTCCTCACCCCCAGTTCCCCCACATCTCCAGCACCATGAatggcaccagcagcagccccagcagtaACCACCAGTCCTCCTTTACCAACAGAGCTCGGAAAACATCAATAAATGGCTCCTCAGCCACTTCATCTGGTTGA